A section of the Pan paniscus chromosome 11, NHGRI_mPanPan1-v2.0_pri, whole genome shotgun sequence genome encodes:
- the LOC129393120 gene encoding histone-lysine N-methyltransferase PRDM7-like, translating to MCQNFFIDSCAAHGPPTFVKDSAVDKGHPNRSALSLPPGLRIGPSGIPQAGLGVWNEASDLPLGLHSGPCEGRITEDEEAANSGYSWLITKGRNCYEYVDGKDKSWANWMRYENCARDDEEQNLVAFQYHRQSFYRTCRVIRPGCELLVWSGDKYGQELGIRSSIEPAESLGQAVNCWSGMGMSMARNWASSGASSGRKSSWQGEVGITITLLKGQERKNYPREFS from the exons ATGTGTCAGAACTTCTTCATTGACAGCTGTGCTGCTCATGGGCCCCCTACATTTGTAAAGGACAGTGCAGTGGACAAGGGGCATCCCAACCGTTCAGCCCTCAGTCTGCCCCCAGGGCTGAGAATTGGGCCATCAGGCATCCCTCAGGCTGGGCTTGGAGTATGGAACGAGGCATCTGATCTGCCACTGGGTCTGCACTCTGGCCCCTGTGAGGGCCGAATTACAGAAGACGAAGAGGCAGCCAACAGTGGATATTCCTGGCTA ATCACCAAGGGGAGAAACTGCTATGAGTATGTGGATGGAAAAGATAAATCCTGGGCCAACTGGATGAG GTATGAGAACTGTGCCCGGGATGATGAAGAGCAGAACCTGGTGGCCTTCCAGTACCACAGGCAGAGCTTCTATAGAACCTGCCGAGTCATTAGGCCAGGCTGTGAACTGCTGGTCTGGTCTGGGGATAAGTATGGCCAGGAACTGGGCATCAGATCTTCTATAGAACCTGCCGAGTCATTAGGCCAGGCTGTGAACTGCTGGTCTGGTATGGGGATGAGTATGGCCAGGAACTGGGCATCAAGTGGggcatcaagtggaagaaagagctcATGGCAGGGAGAGGTAGGCATCACTATTACTCTTTTAAaaggacaggaaagaaagaattatccTAGAGAATTTTCATGA